The DNA region aaaatctgattaaagaaaaaggtgtatcgttatttcaattatctactctataaaattcgtgaaatcgtcattatttttaattttccctgGTTGTACCTTAAAGACTTTCACACCAATGCAGATCTACTGAAATTTAGTAGTCGTTCTACATAAATGTATGCGCAGTCACAACCTCGCGACTTTATTATAGTAGTTTTATATACAAGAGACAAGAATAGAGCGTGAcaagtgtgatttttttgaaaatctatgaaaagtatttgaattatattaaatgaatGTCTTAGAGCTCAAACGCACGACAAGCTAACTTttgcttgtaaacatggctgaCGTAATTCTGAGTGATCTAAGCATGCGCAACACGTAAAATTACTAGAAAAACCACGATGGCTGGGGACATATTACTAGTTTTATGGGAATTAGgacggccatgtttacaagttcGACACAACCCAACTTGTTGCGCGTGCTCAGTGCGCTTTACAAGCAAACgttagcttgtcgtgagttaAAGCTCTAACTTGTTACACATGCTAGTGGCTTTACAACCGAAACTAGGCTTATCGTGAGTTTAAACCCTCAGCTTATTAGCATTGTAACTGAattcaactatattttttggtGATATTTGGGAAAATTGCATAGTGGACACCACCTTTtacactgtaaaatatatattcggcGCTCGTGTCATATTGTGTCATACGCAttcattattgaattgttgattgacgaaaaaagtatataaatttttttcaattatgcCGGCAAGTTAACAAGATTGTACGCTACCAGTCCTAAGCCTAGATAAAATGTGaagggtatatatatataataaaggaTAATTGGAAAATACCATTAACTCTGTTGTCGAGACGTGTGTaggctttaaattttatttgggaagaaccgggcggggtcaagtataaaatttttaaagtaaagATTAATTATATGCATACGTTAAATccttcttgacttatttttttatctttttgtatgtaaaaaattaataaatatcaatataaaataaaattactataatcacataattagtggggatttcgaatacttgacgctcctttttgtaaaaaaaactgtgtttctttttttgtttagatatagatttcacatagaaaagctccacaaacgccaccatcggaaaaaaaacgccctaaattgtaatgccctgtgaattggactgcagcatAGAGGTTTGACAAGAAGTTTTTCAAGCGCCGCCatcagaaaaaaaagccctaaagtgtaaaatttcttttaccctgtgaattggactgctgtgaATTGGGGTGCattcattcaataaaaatttttttttcgctctgcaatttcgccctgtaatactgACAAGTagctagaaacagaaacaacgacaaaagtgataaaattctcTATGCAATATCCTAGACTTTACTAATGTCTAGTACGACCTATGTAACAATAACAAGCAAGTACAACAAgtctattttctatttatttcagtttgatataacaaTTGAACAGTCATTTAGGTAATTCTTCCAATAATTGgaagcttaaaaaaataatgtcatgtgccagtactgccactacaagaaatagcattttcctataaaattttggtcggtattacagggcgaaattgcagagcgaaaaaaaaatttttattaaaggaatgcacccttGGACTGCTGGGTAGCCACtagccacggaacgcacccctTGTACCTACCCAACGCAGCGTTGCCAAGTCCACAGAAATGTCTGGAGATCTCCAgacttttgaaaatatttccaGACCACAGAATCTGTGGTCATTTTTCACAGACTTTTTACGATTTTAAGGATGacctagaaaatttttttttttttttttttctttaccccATCCCTTCTTTTTGCGCAGTCGTTTGGCAgggatttttattatcattttctgtATATGTAAGCGCCACCCGCATGCTCGAGAGGAAAAGAAAGTTATCTAGTCCCTAGCGAAAATGGCGACAACGATCCGACAGTCGGTTTGTGcactgcagtccaattcacagcagtccaattcacagggcattacaatttagggcttttttcctccactggcggcgcttgtggagcttttgtatgtaaaatctatataaaaaaaattttacaagcgccatcagcggcaaaaaaaggccctaaattgtaaaaaatttgccctgtgaattggactgctgatctcatacaaaaacgacacaaaaccgacacacgactataagaatttctaagtcacagaaataaatagtaagaaggatttaaaaaataaatcgttatgtccaaaaatttctaaataatatttttataatttaagacacattagaatttttttaaataatttttttattgaaaaaactcaattctgtttatgtattaaaactGAATGCATTCAGTTCGAATGTTTATCAATGACTTTCAAAGATATATAatcgaatttaaataaaatatatctattattgAAAGTCATATCGCAACATGTTTAAttcaaaggaaaaaaattatcaataaatgttaaaaacaataataaaaaaattataaaaaacaaactttgaaaatttggCGATTCATGATGTGTATAAAACGTCAATTATGTATCCTAACCTTTCTTGATTTATAAACTTTCCTTGGCAACGAAAATCaacgacattaaaaaaaaaaacaaaaaaaatctaaagagaaaaaaaaaacaaaaaacaattgaacgttgaaattaaaatttattcaaaacaaattataatggaacACCCGAACAAAAATTAACGTTAGCAACATATTTGCCCTCTCTTATAATTACCGatgacaattttatatttcagtcAAGAAGAAagtttcaactttttttcgaGTTACTTACATTCAGGTCTATTTGGAAAtatgaacataataaattttttttcgttgatgtTCAGAAtttacgataataaaaaactgaaaatattACCTGATGTACTAAGAGTGTTGAAAAGAAGCTGAATACTTTGGTTTACTGGAAAATATGATCGCTGTTGATAAGATGAGTAgaatatttttcgatttacaaaaaagtttgaaaaatttcaacattttaatgGAGGTTATTAAGTTGACATATTTTATCTCTCTTATAATTACCGATGACAATCGAGATTTTCATAATGAGACAGTTACAACTATTTTTCGGGTTATGTACATTTAGGTCTATTTggaaatataaacataataaatgttttttccttGACGTTCAGATTTTACGCAATTTTTGAGATTTCATTTGAGGTTATCGAATTGTCATATTTTGACTCTCTTATAATTACCGATGACAaacgttatttttataatgtgagGGTTACAACTATATTTCGAGTTACGTACATTTAGGTTTATTTGGAAATATGaacataataaatgattttttcttgatgTTCAGAATCTATGATAatgaaaacttaaaaatatttcctgaCGTTCCAAGTTCAAAAAAAGGTGAATTGGATATTAGAATAATTACAtgtattggaaaatatttttttttgaaaattttcattgatttaataattttattcttatttgaaGTAagctgtattttttaaaaaaaagacaatcatTTGAATTGCATAAAATTATCTCTTATAACTGACATGTCATTTTACAAATAAGTGATTAATAtgctgaaaagaaaaaaaaatattggaagaAAAACATTATTAGGAAAAAGATTAGAAAGATTCAAAGATCCACATGATTAAATCcgagaagatgatgatgaaccacGAGAAGATGTATAAACATTAACGTtagataaaattcataaacagAAAAGTGAACGTACACAACGAAGACattctaaaatgaaaaaaaaattcgaaatgaAAGCTTTCAATTATAGTCATGTAGTTCAGTAGTTGCGGTaaagtatatattaaaatatatacacaaagggAATGATCAAGCtatttattcaatagaaaataaaaataataatgaaattaataaatatcaatcagGAAGATATGTAAGTAGAAATGAGGCAGTTTGGCGGATACTaggttttaaaatacatgatcGATATccaaatattcaacatttacatGTTCATCTCGAAAATGGTCAAcgtgtttatttttcaaatcaaaatatagAAGAAAAAGTTGAAACCACCAAGTGATAACGAgtctttgaatatatttttatattatactaagtggtaaaaatacattaaaaattcgaaaaaactGTGCAATTGTATTTGTCTAGgaatttttgacttttttattttcaaaagccTTATCGATATGGGATTAATATATTACTAACCATAACCGTAACCAGCCCCAAcggtattaatatttgaaacttacctgtatatattttattatacaatataatatttgtatgtatTCTAAAcagtgtcccattttaatttatcaatgcatttattttaaaaaataaagcttaaattaaaaaatgtttcaagtaaaagttgtagggtttggagggggacatagaaaaaaaaaaaattcgaaaaatccaaaatggcggagtttccggtataaacatagtttttttgaatgaatactacaattttttttttcaccgttacgttttttacatcaaaactaacactttttatttgaaaaatttttcgataaaatcactttttttttcggcccaattttatttgtttatggattttcctgaaaaaatatggctctaatcaaaaaataatattgagaaaaaatgtagcgctcaagaatttttgtttttttttcgtgtttgtctttctaaacgctacaactttgtatattatattatatttgtatactTTATACATGTACACatatgaaatgtttttttcgtttaattatttgtgtttCTGTTgctaagaagaaaaataacgataataaaaaaaaaaaagaataaaacatATTGAGATAAGCATTACCCGGCAACGCCGGGTCCGGCCTactagttaataataaaataaatatataattgatagtttactttcatcatttttatcggctcaatatttttatcaggtTGTTTtctcgaatattttttatattttatattatttattatttttaggtaaATTTGTTGTCATCTCATACaagtaatataatattatatgaatatatttttatcatgtaattatttacatatgtGGGAAAGACGTATGTACATTGGACGTACatgcaaatttattatcaaagcATAATGTTACCATGTATGATTTTCGTGGCGgagatcaatttaataatacaacgGAGTTttacggagaaattatttccaccagggattatatatatgtactatacatgtgtaaatataaacaaacaaatttctTAACAATGCTAaccattgttgttgtaattttttaatgttggctgtatcaaaaaaaactgGTGTGAAGTTAGCGGTTCTATGCTGAAAATGCTGCATGGAGCAGTCACtgaaatatacaataaaactggaaggtgaactttagttgacgtgactgtaccgacaaggacaaAAGCCCATTCATTGAATCTCTCTCTCGGCGACGCTAAGTtcggcttccagttttattatatttcagtgggaGCAGTTTTTCAACATAGTCCTCGGCGGccattttttagtaaatttctAGTTAGATATAGTGACACAActgctatggcatagaacttggtcgaaaaactatgctagtggccacatgcCTTTATATCTTTAtaactacttttttttatattttaaacaaaataaattattatatagtgcttattattaataatagtaattaaaataataataaaagtattttaaataaattgatttgttataacaaattaatgtaaaaaatctcCAGACATCTCCAGCACCCGCACCCGTAatccgtattcagaggatgttctcattagggcttttttttccgatggcggcgcttcaaaaactttttgtcAGAGTTCTGTATGAATCGTATTCTATGACAAGAGAGCTCATTTTCATGCTGCCGAGCTAGGGTTCACAtcgatgtatatatatactatttagGGCAATGATGACaagaaagtaaatttttttttaaaattaatttgataaaaatacacgtttatttttttttaacacttaaaataaaaaaaatatcttgtttaGAAacctaaatttttcaaaaaactgTTGCTCACTCATATATTCAATAGGATCAGACATATTgcgaatattattgtttaaccTCATATTAATTCATCTTAATCTCCCTGGAATATTCATTTCGTCCTTCtctatttctatttttgtcTGCAACAGTAACAACaatcaacttgaaaatttgacagCTTTCTTTGTTTACATTCTTAATAGGGTTATGGTGCtcaaaatcatcaaaacaTGTCGTATATACATCGATGTGAAccccagcagtccaattcacagggcaaattttttacaatttagggcttttttttgccggtaatggcgcttgtcaaattttttttatatagatttcacatacaaaagctctacaagcgccaccagtagaggaaaaaagctctaaattgtaatgccctgtgaattggactgcagctcgacatcataaaaatgatgaaaaatgagCTCTCTTGTCATAGAATACGATTCATACAAAACTCTgacaaaaagtttttgaagcgccgccatcggaaaaaaaagccttaATAAGAACATcctctgcacccgtattcacggggcaaaattgttctcattagggctttttttttccgctgatggcgctaaacaaaattttttttatatagatttcatatagaaaagcttcacaaacgccaccatcggaaaaaaaaacgccctaatgagaacatcctctgaatacgggtgctgcagtccaattcacagggcaaattttttacaatttagggcttttttttgccggtgatggcgcttgtaaaattttttttatatagatttcacatacaagaGCCCCACAAGcaccgccagtggaggaaaaaagccctaaattgtaatgccctgtgaattggactgctgaatacggcagtccaattcacagggcaaattttttacaatttagggcttttttcctccactggcggcgctttctataatatgaaatctatataaaaaaattgcacaaaaaccctaaattgtaaaaagttGCCATtgtcacagggcattacaatttagggctttttttcaccactcacggcgcttgtgaagcttttatatgtaaaatatatataaaaaaaatctttacaaGTGCCAttagcggcaaaaaaaagccctaaattgtaaaaaatttgctctgtgaattggactgctgtgaattggactgccgtattcacggggcaacattgttctcattagggctttttttttccgctgatggcgctcgacaaaattttttttatatagatttcacatagaaaagctccacaaacgccaccatcggaaaaaaaacgccctaatgagaacatcctctgcacccgtattcactattcacagggcaaattttatacaatttaaggcttttttttgccaccgatggcgcttgtaaaattttttttatatagatttcacatacaaaagctgtacaagcgccgccagtggaggaaaaaagccttaaattgtaatgccctgtgaattggactgctgaatacgggtgctgcagttcaattcacagggcattacaatttagggcttttttcctccactggcggcgcttgtgaagcttttgtatgtaaaatctatatgaaaaaaattttacaagcgccatcagcggcaaaaaatagccctaaattgtaaaaaatttgccctgtgaatcgGACTGCTGGCAACGCTGACCCAACGGCCAACActggtataataataataatgcttgCGTACATGGTTGAATTTGCTGATTGTTGCTGATTGTTGCTGAATgctcatatttattatttcttatacATAGGGATAGGATTATAGTTAAAATTTgtcaactaaaaaatttatcagcatGCCTGAATACCGCACTCAAAACCAGTACTCAACAAGCGTAAGTgccaataaatcaattttaactaCCTTTTCCTTGACGTAGCGTATATAAACAATGCAGCTGTCAATTGTTCATGTTCcattatcataatcatcacagtattggaatttttaaaaatgaacattttattttaggtTGGATTAGTTTACATATTCAATTTGATTGTTGGAACTGGAGCACTCACTTTACCAGCTGTTTTTGCACGTTCAGGATGGCTTCTtggaatttttgttattactaTACTTGCGTTAATCAggtaaactaaaaaaatatactaaataTACTTCAAAATCGAAATGAACACAGTACTTTGAAttcataaaaatgtttttctttttatatagtgttttataaaatttattttcaatttttcaatagctTTATAACAGCGACTTTTGTAATCGAGGCAATGGCATCGGCGAATGCAATAACACATTGGAATAAAATCCAGGATCAAAAgcgagtaaataaaaattttatgaattaatctataacaaaatattatatgtaaGTTATATTTCTTAGTTACATTAACCTAGCTAGCGTTTTGATTGTTGTAGAATTCTGCTGATCATGAACCATCAAATTCTGACTCGGAAGACACACCGTTGGTATCTCAGTTGTTACAGAATCGCCGGCGTTCTGGAAGGGGCAGCCCAGATTTTGCTAGCAGTCGTTACTAcgttattgatgaaaaaatggaAATGGGAGAAATGgccacaatattttttgataaattgggTACGAGTCTATTTTACATATGTCttattgtatatttgtatGGCGATCTCAGTATTTATGCAACTGCAATCGGAAAATCGATGGCAGATGTCGCGTGTACTCATCAGCCTGTAAATATAAGTTGCAACGAGACAATACCAGACTCTGCAGTCTGCTGGGAGGGTTTATATTACAATCGCATGGATGCTTACAGAATGTTTCTTACGGCGTTTATCACAATTCTTGGTCCTTTTGTGTTTTTCAATgtccaaaaaacaaaatatttacaattaataacatCTGGAATGAGATGGATTGCATTTAGTTTTATGATCCTTTATGCATTgagaatattaattgtttcgGGACCTCGAAATTCACCACCTGCTGTTGCTTTAGTTGGTAAATACTTGACCATTCGTAACTTCGCTCAAGAAATTTTGATCCTCATGATAAttgcatttaattatttggtttttCAGGAATACCTGGACTTTTTGGAGTATGCGTCTATTCATTTATGTGTCATCACTCATTACCTGCACTAGTTGCACCAATCACTAACAAAATGAATATCAATCGATCTTTGTCTTTTGACTATATTCTTATCGCATTATTCTACCTTCTCTTAGCCCTTACTGGTACATTCGCTTTTCAACATCTAGACGATTTATACACACTTGACTTTAGTCCACGTGGAAATGGTTTCTGTTCAAAAACTGATAATACGTTACTCTTAATCAGCGAATATTATTTAGCTGTTTTTCCAGTTTTTACACTCTCAACAAGTTTTCCGGTAATTGCTATAAcccttaaaaacaatttacaatCATTATTTCTTGGCAGTGACAATTCCACTTACAATTACTTTATTCGTGAAATATTATTCCCAATACTTGCGATTTTTCCACCATATGCAATTGCAATGACCACAAAAAATCTTAAAGTTTTGGTTGGGTTGACAGGATCGTTTGCCGGTGTTggtattcaatatttattgcctacgtttttagtttattatgcgagaaaaaaaacaaattcagttATTGGTCTTGGGGTTAGGAACAAGTTCATGAGTCCGTTCGCTGGACAACACTGGCTTAGTTTTGTGGTTATTTGGGCTTGTGCTTGTATGATTCTTGTTTCTTTCCATCTCTATGAACAGTGGATTTACTcaaaatatacatgaaaaacaaatatgagACCACCTAAAAACACTTCATCATAGAAAAAAGATATTATCTGAGTTATTGGAGCAGAAAGTTTGAAGTTAGGTcctgtaaaaattttaacagaAATTCATCTTCGtacctgaaaatttttcttgtttgtgCATCAGTTAAGGTTGATTCTGGAAATCTGAAATcgcaacagatttttttttttttttatcttatgtttaaatgaaataattatctacattgtcaatttttttcaatttttttttgtgtggtttttttgagatatttactgtcgaagttgacaactttaacacgca from Aphidius gifuensis isolate YNYX2018 linkage group LG5, ASM1490517v1, whole genome shotgun sequence includes:
- the LOC122857571 gene encoding transmembrane protein 104 homolog isoform X1, with protein sequence MPEYRTQNQYSTSVGLVYIFNLIVGTGALTLPAVFARSGWLLGIFVITILALISFITATFVIEAMASANAITHWNKIQDQKRNSADHEPSNSDSEDTPLVSQLLQNRRRSGRGSPDFASSRYYVIDEKMEMGEMATIFFDKLGTSLFYICLIVYLYGDLSIYATAIGKSMADVACTHQPVNISCNETIPDSAVCWEGLYYNRMDAYRMFLTAFITILGPFVFFNVQKTKYLQLITSGMRWIAFSFMILYALRILIVSGPRNSPPAVALVGIPGLFGVCVYSFMCHHSLPALVAPITNKMNINRSLSFDYILIALFYLLLALTGTFAFQHLDDLYTLDFSPRGNGFCSKTDNTLLLISEYYLAVFPVFTLSTSFPVIAITLKNNLQSLFLGSDNSTYNYFIREILFPILAIFPPYAIAMTTKNLKVLVGLTGSFAGVGIQYLLPTFLVYYARKKTNSVIGLGVRNKFMSPFAGQHWLSFVVIWACACMILVSFHLYEQWIYSKYT
- the LOC122857571 gene encoding transmembrane protein 104 homolog isoform X2; translated protein: MPEYRTQNQYSTSVGLVYIFNLIVGTGALTLPAVFARSGWLLGIFVITILALISFITATFVIEAMASANAITHWNKIQDQKRNSADHEPSNSDSEDTPLVSQLLQNRRRSGRGSPDFASSRYYVIDEKMEMGEMATIFFDKLDVACTHQPVNISCNETIPDSAVCWEGLYYNRMDAYRMFLTAFITILGPFVFFNVQKTKYLQLITSGMRWIAFSFMILYALRILIVSGPRNSPPAVALVGIPGLFGVCVYSFMCHHSLPALVAPITNKMNINRSLSFDYILIALFYLLLALTGTFAFQHLDDLYTLDFSPRGNGFCSKTDNTLLLISEYYLAVFPVFTLSTSFPVIAITLKNNLQSLFLGSDNSTYNYFIREILFPILAIFPPYAIAMTTKNLKVLVGLTGSFAGVGIQYLLPTFLVYYARKKTNSVIGLGVRNKFMSPFAGQHWLSFVVIWACACMILVSFHLYEQWIYSKYT